From Medicago truncatula cultivar Jemalong A17 chromosome 7, MtrunA17r5.0-ANR, whole genome shotgun sequence, a single genomic window includes:
- the LOC11422558 gene encoding F-box/kelch-repeat protein At3g23880, producing MSMTLSPVFFPNDLITEIFSVLPVKSVLRFRCVSNSCNTLISDPTFVKLHLKRSETRNPHFLLITDHTIEINGESPYGSEDDYKIDSGVIPYSIRSLIHNLSFTLSVNPYYLVIKGWTRVIGSCNGLICLTDDSFNGEYRDYWFRLWNPATRTTSPILGNFFIFHNYSPEKPDWFDGYYKFSFGCDNSTSTYKVVAARYNQRELRSNVRILSLGDNVWRDIESFPVDPILLNSSSSELGEYAAVYFSSTLNWLAIQNKFYYTVSNIKDITVEQFVIVSLDLGSETYNQYLLPRGFDEVPPVIPTIGVLGDHLCFSYCYKEIDFVIWEMKKFGVEDSWTPFLKISYHNLQVNYNYSDDRIKYHFKLVPMFLYEDADTLILCNSQEREAIIYNWRNNRVERTGATIYYGSFTDDIASCISWSMAKGCVESLVSIC from the coding sequence ATGTCTATGACTCTTTCCCCGGTGTTCTTCCCCAACGATCTCATCACTGAAATCTTCTCCGTTCTTCCAGTAAAATCTGTTCTGCGATTCAGGTGCGTTAGTAATTCTTGCAACACTCTCATTTCTGATCCCACATTTGTTAAATTGCATCTCAAGAGATCTGAAACACGAAACCCACACTTCTTACTAATCACCGATCACACCATAGAAATAAATGGCGAGTCCCCATACGGCAGTGAAGATGACTATAAGATAGATTCCGGTGTCATTCCATACTCCATACGCAGTTTAATCCACAACCTGTCGTTCACTCTTTCTGTCAATCCTTACTACCTGGTTATTAAAGGATGGACTCGTGTCATTGGTTCCTGCAATGGGTTGATTTGTTTGACTGATGATTCTTTCAACGGTGAGTATCGAGATTACTGGTTCCGTTTATGGAACCCAGCCACAAGGACAACATCTCCAATACTTgggaattttttcatttttcacaatTATTCTCCGGAAAAACCTGATTGGTTTGATGGTTATTACAAATTCTCCTTTGGATGTGATAATTCTACCAGCACTTATAAGGTCGTGGCCGCACGTTACAATCAACGTGAACTGAGAAGCAATGTGAGAATTCTAAGTTTGGGTGATAACGTTTGGAGAGATATTGAAAGTTTCCCGGTTGATCCTATTCTTTTGAACTCCTCTTCTAGCGAACTTGGTGAGTATGCTGCTGTTTATTTCAGTAGTACTCTTAATTGGTTGgctattcaaaataaattttattatactGTTAGCAATATTAAGGATATTACTGTCGAAcaatttgttattgtttcacttgatttggggagtgaaacaTACAATCAATACTTATTGCCTCGTGGGTTTGATGAGGTGCCGCCTGTGATACCAACTATTGGTGTGTTGGGGGACcatctttgtttttcttattgttACAAGGAAATTGATTTCGTTATATGGGAGATGAAGAAATTTGGAGTTGAAGATTCTTGGACCCCATTTCTTAAAATTAGTTATCACAATCTTCAAGTTAATTACAACTATAGTGATGATCgcataaaatatcattttaaattgGTGCCGATGTTTCTTTATGAGGATGCGGATACATTGATATTGTGTAACAGTCAAGAAAGGGAAGCAATTATCTATAATTGGAGAAATAATCGTGTAGAGCGAACAGGAGCTACCATATATTATGGATCATTTACAGATGATATAGCTAGTTGTATATCTTGGAGCATGGCCAAGGGTTGTGTTGAAAGCTTAGTTTCGATTTGTTGA